One genomic window of Mustela erminea isolate mMusErm1 chromosome 13, mMusErm1.Pri, whole genome shotgun sequence includes the following:
- the ANKRD29 gene encoding ankyrin repeat domain-containing protein 29 isoform X4: MCRMSFKHGTTLLMVASYAGHIDCVRELVLQGADINLQRESGTTALFFAAQQGHNDVVRFLFEFGASTEFRTKDGGTALLAASQYGHKRVVETLLKHGADIHDQLHDGATALFLAAQGGYLDVIRLLLSSGAKVNQPRQDGTAPLWIASQMGHSEVVRVMLLRGADRDAARNDGTTALLKAANKGYNDVIEELLKFSPTLGILKNGTSALHAAVLSGNIKTVALLLEAGADPALRNKANELPAELTKNERILRLLRSKEGHRKS; the protein is encoded by the exons CATGGCACCACGCTCCTCATGGTCGCCTCCTATGCCGGTCACATAGACTGTGTGAGGGAACTGGTTCTGCAAGGAGCAGACATCAATCTCCAGAGAGAG TCAGGTACAACTGCCCTGTTCTTTGCTGCCCAGCAAGGACATAATGACGTTGTGAGATTTCTCTTTGAGTTTGGAGCATCCACTGAATTTAGGACCAAA GATGGGGGCACAGCCCTGTTGGCTGCCAGCCAGTATGGACACAAGCGGGTGGTAGAGACGCTGCTGAAGCATGGAGCTGACATCCATGACCAACTCCAC GATGGAGCCACTGCCCTCTTCCTCGCTGCCCAAGGTGGTTACTTGGATGTGATTCGACTGTTGTTGTCCTCAGGAGCAAAAGTCAACCAGCCAAGGCAG GACGGGACCGCACCACTGTGGATCGCGTCGCAGATGGGCCACAGCGAGGTGGTGAGGGTGATGCTGTTGCGCGGAGCAGACCGGGATGCCGCCCGCAAC GATGGTACAACAGCATTGCTCAAAGCAGCCAACAAAGGATATAATGATGTTATAGAAGAGCTGCTGAAATTCTCACCCACCCTTGGCATTTTGAAG AATGGGACGTCAGCCCTCCACGCGGCAGTGCTCAGTGGGAATATTAAAACAGTCGCGCTGCTCCTGGAAGCAGGGGCGGACCCAGCCCTGAGAAACAAG GCCAATGAACTTCCAGCAGAACTAACCAAAAATGAACGTATACTGCGTCTCCTCCGAAGTAAAGAAGGACATAGGAAGAGCTAA
- the ANKRD29 gene encoding ankyrin repeat domain-containing protein 29 isoform X2, which translates to MWTAGTVYGWIPAHGTTLLMVASYAGHIDCVRELVLQGADINLQRESGTTALFFAAQQGHNDVVRFLFEFGASTEFRTKDGGTALLAASQYGHKRVVETLLKHGADIHDQLHDGATALFLAAQGGYLDVIRLLLSSGAKVNQPRQDGTAPLWIASQMGHSEVVRVMLLRGADRDAARNDGTTALLKAANKGYNDVIEELLKFSPTLGILKNGTSALHAAVLSGNIKTVALLLEAGADPALRNKANELPAELTKNERILRLLRSKEGHRKS; encoded by the exons CATGGCACCACGCTCCTCATGGTCGCCTCCTATGCCGGTCACATAGACTGTGTGAGGGAACTGGTTCTGCAAGGAGCAGACATCAATCTCCAGAGAGAG TCAGGTACAACTGCCCTGTTCTTTGCTGCCCAGCAAGGACATAATGACGTTGTGAGATTTCTCTTTGAGTTTGGAGCATCCACTGAATTTAGGACCAAA GATGGGGGCACAGCCCTGTTGGCTGCCAGCCAGTATGGACACAAGCGGGTGGTAGAGACGCTGCTGAAGCATGGAGCTGACATCCATGACCAACTCCAC GATGGAGCCACTGCCCTCTTCCTCGCTGCCCAAGGTGGTTACTTGGATGTGATTCGACTGTTGTTGTCCTCAGGAGCAAAAGTCAACCAGCCAAGGCAG GACGGGACCGCACCACTGTGGATCGCGTCGCAGATGGGCCACAGCGAGGTGGTGAGGGTGATGCTGTTGCGCGGAGCAGACCGGGATGCCGCCCGCAAC GATGGTACAACAGCATTGCTCAAAGCAGCCAACAAAGGATATAATGATGTTATAGAAGAGCTGCTGAAATTCTCACCCACCCTTGGCATTTTGAAG AATGGGACGTCAGCCCTCCACGCGGCAGTGCTCAGTGGGAATATTAAAACAGTCGCGCTGCTCCTGGAAGCAGGGGCGGACCCAGCCCTGAGAAACAAG GCCAATGAACTTCCAGCAGAACTAACCAAAAATGAACGTATACTGCGTCTCCTCCGAAGTAAAGAAGGACATAGGAAGAGCTAA
- the ANKRD29 gene encoding ankyrin repeat domain-containing protein 29 isoform X5, with amino-acid sequence MPSGPLNFPKPPQPPVTELPKRGPKLTHESGTTALFFAAQQGHNDVVRFLFEFGASTEFRTKDGGTALLAASQYGHKRVVETLLKHGADIHDQLHDGATALFLAAQGGYLDVIRLLLSSGAKVNQPRQDGTAPLWIASQMGHSEVVRVMLLRGADRDAARNDGTTALLKAANKGYNDVIEELLKFSPTLGILKNGTSALHAAVLSGNIKTVALLLEAGADPALRNKANELPAELTKNERILRLLRSKEGHRKS; translated from the exons ATGCCCAGTGGTCCCCTGAATTTCCCGAAGCCACCCCAGCCTCCGGTGACAGAGCTGCCAAAGAGAGGCCCCAAGCTCACACACGAG TCAGGTACAACTGCCCTGTTCTTTGCTGCCCAGCAAGGACATAATGACGTTGTGAGATTTCTCTTTGAGTTTGGAGCATCCACTGAATTTAGGACCAAA GATGGGGGCACAGCCCTGTTGGCTGCCAGCCAGTATGGACACAAGCGGGTGGTAGAGACGCTGCTGAAGCATGGAGCTGACATCCATGACCAACTCCAC GATGGAGCCACTGCCCTCTTCCTCGCTGCCCAAGGTGGTTACTTGGATGTGATTCGACTGTTGTTGTCCTCAGGAGCAAAAGTCAACCAGCCAAGGCAG GACGGGACCGCACCACTGTGGATCGCGTCGCAGATGGGCCACAGCGAGGTGGTGAGGGTGATGCTGTTGCGCGGAGCAGACCGGGATGCCGCCCGCAAC GATGGTACAACAGCATTGCTCAAAGCAGCCAACAAAGGATATAATGATGTTATAGAAGAGCTGCTGAAATTCTCACCCACCCTTGGCATTTTGAAG AATGGGACGTCAGCCCTCCACGCGGCAGTGCTCAGTGGGAATATTAAAACAGTCGCGCTGCTCCTGGAAGCAGGGGCGGACCCAGCCCTGAGAAACAAG GCCAATGAACTTCCAGCAGAACTAACCAAAAATGAACGTATACTGCGTCTCCTCCGAAGTAAAGAAGGACATAGGAAGAGCTAA